From a region of the Desulfatibacillum aliphaticivorans DSM 15576 genome:
- a CDS encoding PxxKW family cysteine-rich protein, whose amino-acid sequence MLCTTIKKGQECPFMTKKGCSYNGGACFTLVEQCTGCTRVMELESGWYCTACPEPAIKWKNGNCNLATHVARETKEGVKINPLKASKRGGH is encoded by the coding sequence ATGCTTTGCACCACAATCAAAAAAGGCCAAGAATGTCCTTTCATGACCAAAAAAGGCTGCTCTTACAATGGCGGCGCCTGTTTTACTCTCGTTGAACAGTGCACAGGCTGCACCCGCGTGATGGAGCTGGAGAGCGGCTGGTACTGCACGGCCTGCCCTGAGCCCGCCATCAAATGGAAGAACGGCAACTGCAACCTGGCGACCCATGTGGCTCGCGAGACCAAGGAAGGCGTGAAGATCAACCCGTTGAAGGCTTCCAAGCGCGGCGGACACTGA
- a CDS encoding PAS domain-containing sensor histidine kinase, whose protein sequence is MISILHAMQDGVYVVNADYTVEFMNEAMIRIFGDHTGKKCHEMLIQSQAPCSWCRAREVFEEQATVQYEMDLEGVGKVFRITELPLTNADQTTSKMSIFRDVTRSKQQERRIRSHKQDYERLFDQVPCGVYVSSKEGNFLDANPALLKMLNYDSKEEFLAMDIARDVYLNAEDRDKFMEMIEKSGMVSNYAVDFKTRDGKPVSVIIAGHVRYDDYGEVLGYEGIIVDQSQRKLMEREVQEAHDFFDKVIQSSPNAIMAADMKGEILIWNRGAEELLGYKAHDVIGRMNIVDVYPEGMARRVMKMMRSQEHGGRGLVRSYPLLARTRAGEFIEANMSAAIIYDAQGREMASVGIMVDMRERASMEQKLNSVKDQLLQSEKLAAMGKLTSQLAHELNNPLFGIMNTLELLKTEIPETSKRRKILDMALSETVRISEMLKKMLSFSKPDQEERQITDINTILEELLLLHERQLQENDVKVVRDLTEGLEPVMASKNQLRQVFLNVIANARDAMQEGGTFTITSRAQGDFIYIDLADTGVGIPEENLSKIFDTFFTTKGSVQGVGLGLSVCYGFIRDHGGDIKVHSEPGEGTTFTVSLPLYRPEE, encoded by the coding sequence TTGATTTCCATTTTACACGCTATGCAGGACGGAGTTTACGTGGTCAATGCGGACTACACGGTGGAGTTTATGAACGAAGCCATGATTCGCATTTTCGGGGACCATACGGGCAAAAAATGCCATGAGATGCTTATTCAATCCCAGGCGCCGTGCTCCTGGTGCCGCGCCCGCGAGGTGTTTGAAGAGCAGGCCACGGTCCAGTATGAGATGGACCTGGAAGGGGTGGGCAAGGTGTTTCGCATCACCGAACTGCCCCTTACCAACGCGGACCAGACCACCTCCAAAATGAGCATATTCCGGGACGTCACCCGGTCCAAGCAGCAGGAGCGCAGAATCCGCTCCCACAAGCAGGATTACGAAAGGCTGTTCGATCAGGTTCCCTGCGGGGTCTATGTCAGCTCCAAAGAGGGAAACTTTTTGGACGCCAATCCGGCTTTGCTGAAGATGCTGAATTACGACAGCAAGGAAGAGTTTCTGGCCATGGACATAGCCAGGGACGTCTATTTAAACGCCGAAGACCGGGACAAGTTCATGGAAATGATCGAAAAATCCGGCATGGTCTCCAATTATGCAGTGGATTTCAAGACCCGGGACGGCAAGCCGGTTTCGGTGATTATTGCAGGCCATGTGCGTTACGACGATTATGGCGAGGTTTTGGGATACGAAGGGATAATCGTAGACCAGTCCCAACGCAAACTCATGGAAAGGGAGGTCCAGGAAGCCCACGACTTTTTCGACAAGGTGATCCAAAGCTCGCCCAACGCCATTATGGCAGCGGATATGAAAGGCGAGATCCTGATCTGGAACCGGGGGGCTGAGGAGCTTTTGGGCTACAAGGCCCATGACGTTATCGGACGCATGAACATTGTGGACGTGTACCCGGAAGGCATGGCCAGAAGGGTTATGAAGATGATGCGGTCCCAGGAGCACGGAGGCCGCGGATTAGTAAGGTCGTATCCGTTGCTCGCCAGAACCCGGGCGGGGGAGTTTATTGAGGCCAACATGTCGGCGGCGATCATCTACGACGCCCAGGGCAGGGAAATGGCGTCCGTAGGCATTATGGTGGACATGCGGGAGCGGGCCAGCATGGAGCAAAAGCTGAACAGCGTCAAAGATCAACTTTTGCAATCGGAGAAGCTGGCCGCCATGGGCAAACTCACCAGCCAACTGGCTCACGAATTGAACAACCCCTTGTTCGGCATAATGAACACCCTGGAACTGCTTAAGACGGAAATTCCCGAGACGTCCAAGCGGCGCAAAATCCTGGACATGGCTTTATCCGAGACGGTGCGGATTTCCGAAATGCTGAAAAAGATGCTCAGCTTCTCCAAGCCGGACCAGGAGGAGCGCCAGATCACGGACATCAACACCATTTTGGAGGAATTGCTTTTATTGCACGAAAGGCAATTGCAGGAAAACGACGTCAAGGTGGTTCGCGATCTGACCGAGGGGCTGGAGCCTGTCATGGCCTCCAAGAATCAATTGCGCCAGGTGTTCTTGAACGTAATCGCCAACGCACGAGACGCCATGCAGGAAGGCGGGACCTTCACCATAACCAGCCGGGCCCAGGGGGATTTTATTTATATTGACCTGGCCGATACGGGCGTGGGCATCCCCGAGGAAAATCTCAGCAAGATATTCGACACCTTTTTCACCACCAAAGGCAGCGTCCAGGGCGTGGGCCTGGGGTTGTCCGTGTGCTACGGGTTCATCCGGGACCACGGGGGCGACATCAAGGTTCATAGCGAGCCTGGAGAGGGGACCACCTTTACGGTGTCGCTTCCCCTATACAGGCCCGAGGAATAA